In Maridesulfovibrio sp., a single genomic region encodes these proteins:
- a CDS encoding ParB N-terminal domain-containing protein — protein MNDPIVYSLDPAEIECSGPWLLHDSTPVANIVPSFAKRGQLVPVLLVKDGEKTLLVAGRARVAAARELGRKVTGIYIDAPDDISRAVAHLEENSSRTADECVKSNTFRFFAERMEKADMAKTLGALFGISPNSREMTFRLDWLDLEPVFDTLLAAGNIPLPAVAVLGRMSAGDRAAVLPFFEKIGWSRSNAVNFLTWLYETARREGQTVSGLIESSGLAPATEGESPKDAVSRLCRAARMLRYPHLVELECAHAKLVSEICAGTRWKVEPSGIFETGEVVMQTRFKSREMMRKAVADLETIEKFAGWEDIFDLGRDK, from the coding sequence TTGAATGATCCAATAGTATACAGCCTTGATCCGGCTGAAATAGAGTGTTCCGGGCCGTGGCTTCTTCATGATTCCACGCCTGTGGCGAATATTGTTCCGTCCTTTGCGAAAAGGGGACAGCTTGTTCCTGTTCTGCTGGTAAAAGACGGTGAAAAGACGTTGCTCGTTGCAGGCCGGGCGCGTGTGGCTGCCGCCCGTGAACTGGGAAGAAAAGTCACTGGAATATACATTGATGCCCCGGACGATATTTCACGTGCTGTTGCGCATCTTGAAGAAAACAGTTCTCGAACAGCCGACGAATGCGTAAAAAGTAATACCTTCAGATTTTTTGCCGAGCGCATGGAAAAAGCGGACATGGCAAAGACGCTTGGAGCGCTTTTCGGGATCAGTCCCAATTCGCGGGAAATGACGTTCCGGCTGGACTGGCTGGATCTGGAACCTGTTTTTGACACCCTGCTCGCAGCCGGAAATATCCCTTTGCCTGCGGTTGCCGTTCTCGGCCGCATGTCGGCAGGAGACAGAGCGGCTGTGCTGCCGTTTTTTGAAAAGATCGGCTGGTCCCGATCCAATGCAGTGAATTTTCTTACCTGGTTATATGAAACAGCCAGGCGGGAAGGCCAGACCGTTTCGGGACTCATAGAATCTTCAGGACTTGCGCCTGCCACGGAAGGCGAATCCCCGAAGGATGCCGTGTCCCGTTTGTGCAGGGCGGCAAGGATGCTCAGATATCCGCATCTGGTCGAGCTTGAGTGCGCTCATGCGAAACTGGTCTCCGAGATATGTGCCGGAACCCGCTGGAAGGTGGAGCCATCCGGAATATTCGAGACCGGCGAGGTGGTTATGCAGACCCGTTTCAAATCCCGTGAGATGATGCGCAAGGCCGTGGCCGACCTTGAAACAATCGAAAAGTTTGCCGGCTGGGAAGATATTTTCGATCTGGGCAGGGATAAGTAA
- a CDS encoding radical SAM protein yields MAGTFQLPAHLKGLEKIYIDRSMAETPLSARVQSRLPDLPVEIVDPDDFPHAEAGGKQALYLKEYKGKFLRFCPGTRYYHCCGYRIIHIGENCPMACSYCILQAYFQDRLLKVWANQSDLFSELGKAFSADPSTRYRVGTGEFTDSLALEAVTEYSRDLIEFLGDHPNVCLELKSKVIDLSWMDVVKRVDRVLPAWSLNAPFVNEHEEFGVSTLRERLEAARTCAEAGFRVCLHFDPIIRFQGWREGYAEIIDMIFDYLKPEQIAYMSLGSFRHMPHLKPIIERNFPETTYIYDEFITGNDNKLRLLRPLRVRQFKFMVDRLRSHGMDRQLYFCMESTENWQDVFGYTPKDLGGLGRHLMSQAFGD; encoded by the coding sequence ATGGCAGGTACATTTCAGCTTCCCGCACACCTGAAGGGATTGGAAAAAATTTATATTGACCGGAGCATGGCCGAAACCCCGCTCAGTGCAAGGGTACAGTCCCGGTTGCCGGACCTGCCCGTGGAAATTGTCGACCCGGACGATTTTCCTCATGCTGAAGCCGGTGGGAAACAGGCTCTGTACCTCAAGGAATACAAGGGAAAGTTCCTGCGTTTCTGCCCCGGTACGCGCTACTATCATTGCTGCGGCTACCGGATTATTCACATCGGGGAAAACTGCCCCATGGCCTGTTCCTACTGCATTCTGCAGGCTTATTTTCAGGACCGGCTGCTCAAGGTCTGGGCCAATCAGAGTGATCTGTTCAGCGAACTGGGCAAGGCGTTTTCCGCCGATCCGTCCACCCGCTACAGGGTCGGAACCGGAGAGTTCACCGATTCTCTGGCCCTCGAGGCGGTAACCGAATACAGCCGTGATCTGATCGAATTTCTCGGCGATCATCCCAATGTCTGTCTGGAACTCAAGTCCAAGGTGATTGATCTTTCCTGGATGGACGTGGTCAAACGAGTTGACCGGGTGCTGCCGGCATGGTCGCTCAATGCACCGTTTGTTAACGAGCATGAGGAGTTCGGGGTGTCCACCCTGCGGGAGCGTCTTGAGGCCGCGCGAACTTGTGCGGAAGCCGGTTTCCGGGTCTGTCTGCATTTCGACCCGATCATCCGTTTTCAAGGCTGGCGGGAGGGATACGCTGAGATTATCGACATGATTTTCGATTACCTGAAGCCCGAACAGATCGCTTACATGAGTCTCGGATCGTTCCGGCATATGCCGCACTTGAAGCCGATTATTGAACGCAACTTTCCAGAAACAACCTACATCTACGATGAGTTCATTACCGGGAATGACAACAAGTTGCGGTTGCTCCGGCCTTTGCGCGTTCGCCAGTTCAAATTCATGGTCGACAGATTGCGCAGCCATGGGATGGACAGGCAGCTTTATTTCTGCATGGAATCCACTGAAAACTGGCAGGATGTTTTCGGATACACGCCAAAGGATCTTGGCGGGCTGGGTCGTCATCTGATGAGTCAGGCCTTCGGAGACTGA